Proteins from a single region of Pyrus communis chromosome 6, drPyrComm1.1, whole genome shotgun sequence:
- the LOC137738198 gene encoding putative methylesterase 11, chloroplastic, with translation MGNSMACFSPAHKPRNLIRNPSKRPTYSSPSLASAGSTRRSVNGSTKKKERLSDADDLLLQQQAREAVLLFQNVQKNGGSSQLFNRSTSVVYPSPAPKNQGFAKSSSSRQRLRSDTLGFQPLELVDKQDVKTDELETNHFILVHGGGFGAWCWYKTMTLLEESGFKVDAVDLTGSGVHSFDTNNITSLAQYVKPLTDILENLGVGKKVILVGHDFGGTCISYAMELFPSKIAKAIFICAAMLTSGQTTLNLFAQQTGSNDLMRQAQRFLYANGKDQPPSAITLDKKLSEDLLFNQSPAKDVALASVSMRPIPFAPVTEKLSLSDENYGAVRRFFVVTQEDHAITVPLQEAMTESNPPEQVFRLKGSDHAPFFSRPQALHRILVEISQLPPV, from the exons ATGGGGAACTCAATGGCATGCTTCTCGCCGGCGCACAAGCCCAGAAACTTGATCCGAAACCCCTCGAAGCGGCCAACGTACTCTTCGCCGTCCTTGGCTTCCGCTGGTAGTACTAGAAGATCGGTAAACGGTTCGACCAAGAAGAAAGAGCGGCTTTCCGATGCTGATGACTTGTTGCTTCAGCAACAAGCTAGGGAGGCTGTTCTGCTGTTCCAGAACGTCCAGAAGAACGGCGGTTCTTCGCAACTGTTTAACCGGTCCACTTCCGTTGTGTATCCCTCACCGGCTCCTAAGAATCAGGGGTTCGCGAAGAGCTCGAGCTCTAGGCAGCGTTTGCGGTCGGATACTCTCGGATTTCAGCCTCTTGAGCTTGTTGATAAGCAG GACGTGAAGACTGATGAACTGGAAACCAATCATTTTATCCTAGTTCATGGAGGTGGCTTTGGTGCTTGGTGCTGGTACAAAACCATGACACTTTTGGAAGAAAGTGGGTTCAAAGTTGATGCAGTTGACCTGACCGGTTCTGGAGTTCACTCATTTGATACAAACAACATTACGAGTCTTGCACAATACGTCAAGCCACTCACTGACATCCTTGAGAATCTTGGGGTTGGGAAGAAG GTGATTTTGGTTGGACATGATTTTGGTGGCACATGTATCTCATATGCAATGGAGTTGTTTCCATCTAAAATTGCAAAAGCCATATTCATTTGTGCAGCAATGTTAACCAGTGGGCAGACCACTCTTAATCTCTTTGCTCAACAG ACTGGATCGAACGATCTCATGCGACAGGCTCAGAGATTCTTGTATGCCAATGGGAAGGATCAGCCTCCTAGTGCTATTACTCTTGACAAAAAACTGTCCGAAGACTTATTGTTCAATCAAAGTCCTGCAAAG GATGTTGCACTGGCATCAGTCTCAATGAGGCCAATCCCCTTTGCACCAGTAACAGAGAAGCTTTCTCTTTCCGACGAGAACTACGGCGCTGTCAGGCGGTTTTTCGTAGTGACTCAAGAAGATCATGCCATAACCGTTCCATTACAAGAAGCCATGACCGAATCCAACCCACCGGAACAGGTTTTCCGGCTTAAGGGCTCCGATCATGCACCCTTTTTCTCAAGGCCACAGGCTTTGCATAGGATATTAGTAGAGATATCACAACTTCCTCCAGTGTAG
- the LOC137737585 gene encoding uncharacterized protein, whose protein sequence is MCGIALIIRGIRFHLSSLFLNSTLQVLNSDQLAFDIDDLREALRRRGPDSLGSTKLLLHSPILNRLPVREIVSSIEGEVKEESRCEGDEGNCFYLENGRTPHLHTHFSTVPWSSAELHFLGATLQLRGVSLVVQPLIDSAKNILVYNGEIFGGIDIGSDENDGEVLLQLLGECCLGSIPGVLSRIKGPWAIIYWQVTSSVIILGV, encoded by the exons ATGTGCGGAATCGCTTTGATCATTCGCGGCATTCGTTTTCATCTATCTTCCCTATTTCTCAATTCCACACTTCAAGTCCTCAACTCCGATCAA CTTGCATTCGACATTGACGACCTCAGAGAAGCTTTACGGAGGAGGGGTCCCGATAGCTTAGGCAGCACGAAGCTTCTTCTCCATTCACCCATTTTGAATCGTCTCCCGGTGCGAGAAATTGTGTCTTCCATTGAGGGGGAAGTAAAGGAGGAGTCGCGTTGCGAAGGCGATGAAGGCAATTGTTTCTATTTGGAAAATGGTCGAACACCTCATTTGCATACCCATTTCAGCACCGTTCCCTGGTCGTCTGCTGAGTTGCACTTCCTGGGTGCCACTTTGCAGCTCAGGGGAGTAAGCCTTGTAGTTCAGCCATTGATAGATTCGGCCAAGAATATCCTTGTTTATAATG GTGAAATCTTTGGTGGAATAGATATTGGTAGTGATGAGAACGATGGCGAAGTCCTTCTGCAGTTGCTGGGAGAGTGCTGTTTGGGTTCAATTCCAGGTGTTCTTTCTAGGATCAAGGGGCCTTGGGCTATCATCTATTGGCAGGTAACTTCGAGTG TGATTATCTTAGGAGTATAA